One genomic segment of Danio aesculapii chromosome 15, fDanAes4.1, whole genome shotgun sequence includes these proteins:
- the dnajc30b gene encoding dnaJ (Hsp40) homolog, subfamily C, member 30b isoform X1 — translation MAEVTGSVRNGVNKLSAFKTLLSLHHHHHPHGPAVDSRALCRDSNVCDHWCADDCVWTLHNKHTQLHKPQISGCYTLVSAKHWCLLLGPVGSRLYSCRTADESSGPLHRSRTTYYDILKVSPNATHAQIKSAYYKQSFIYHPDRNRSEDAARQFALVAEAYSVLGRSSLRRRYDRGILTQTEVQSSGKPAAPQPPRRAPPSGKTAYFDFDAFYQAHYGEQLQREKLQRLRQQQIQQRRMEMQKQWRQEKITGVSVILLLLFGGVIINSLKS, via the exons ATGGCGGAGGTCACCGGCAGTGTGAGGAATGGAGTAAACAAACTATCTgcctttaaaacattattaagtcttcatcatcatcatcatcctcatggTCCCGCGGTGGATTCCCGCGCGTTGTGCCGTGATTCCAACG tgtgtgaccACTGGTGTGCCGATGACTGTGTGTGGACGCttcataataaacacacacagctcCACAAGCCCCAGAtcagtggatgctacacactggtgtcTGCTAAACACTGGTGTCTGCTGTTAGGACCGGTGGGATCGCGGTTATACAGCTGCAGGACAGCAGACGAGAGCTCCGGGCCGCTCCATCGCAGCCGCACCACCTACTACGACATCCTGAAAGTGTCTCCGAATGCGACGCATGCGCAGATCAAGAGCGCGTATTATAAGCAGTCCTTCATTTACCACCCTGACCGGAACCGCAGTGAGGACGCGGCGCGGCAGTTCGCACTCGTAGCTGAAGCCTACAGTGTGCTGGGCAGGAGCAGTCTCAGGAGGAG GTACGACCGTGGCATCCTGACCCAGACAGAGGTGCAGAGCTCAGGCAAACCTGCAGCTCCTCAGCCCCCGCGCCGCGCTCCGCCCTCCGGGAAGACTGCATACTTTGACTTTGACGCATTTTACCAGGCGCATTATGGAGAGCAGCTGCAGAGAGAGAAGCTGCAGAGACTCCGACAGCAGCAGATCCAGCAGCGGCGCATGGAGATGCAGAAACAGTGGAGACAAGAGAAAATCACCGGAGTCTCTGTCATACTGCTGCTGCTGTTCGGAGGCGTCATTATCAACAGCCTCAAATCATGA
- the dnajc30b gene encoding dnaJ (Hsp40) homolog, subfamily C, member 30b isoform X2 — protein sequence MCDHWCADDCVWTLHNKHTQLHKPQISGCYTLVSAKHWCLLLGPVGSRLYSCRTADESSGPLHRSRTTYYDILKVSPNATHAQIKSAYYKQSFIYHPDRNRSEDAARQFALVAEAYSVLGRSSLRRRYDRGILTQTEVQSSGKPAAPQPPRRAPPSGKTAYFDFDAFYQAHYGEQLQREKLQRLRQQQIQQRRMEMQKQWRQEKITGVSVILLLLFGGVIINSLKS from the exons A tgtgtgaccACTGGTGTGCCGATGACTGTGTGTGGACGCttcataataaacacacacagctcCACAAGCCCCAGAtcagtggatgctacacactggtgtcTGCTAAACACTGGTGTCTGCTGTTAGGACCGGTGGGATCGCGGTTATACAGCTGCAGGACAGCAGACGAGAGCTCCGGGCCGCTCCATCGCAGCCGCACCACCTACTACGACATCCTGAAAGTGTCTCCGAATGCGACGCATGCGCAGATCAAGAGCGCGTATTATAAGCAGTCCTTCATTTACCACCCTGACCGGAACCGCAGTGAGGACGCGGCGCGGCAGTTCGCACTCGTAGCTGAAGCCTACAGTGTGCTGGGCAGGAGCAGTCTCAGGAGGAG GTACGACCGTGGCATCCTGACCCAGACAGAGGTGCAGAGCTCAGGCAAACCTGCAGCTCCTCAGCCCCCGCGCCGCGCTCCGCCCTCCGGGAAGACTGCATACTTTGACTTTGACGCATTTTACCAGGCGCATTATGGAGAGCAGCTGCAGAGAGAGAAGCTGCAGAGACTCCGACAGCAGCAGATCCAGCAGCGGCGCATGGAGATGCAGAAACAGTGGAGACAAGAGAAAATCACCGGAGTCTCTGTCATACTGCTGCTGCTGTTCGGAGGCGTCATTATCAACAGCCTCAAATCATGA